The window AAATCAATTGTTCCAGCAACAGTGTAACAGCCCCCTGAAATAAAATCCTGTTTGTCAATTACAACAATCCTCTTGTATctttacaagttttttttttatttttcttagaaCAATTCACTCATATTTGGCTTTTAATAACACTCTACATATAAGTGAAGTGACAGCTTCAAatcttatactgtatatcaggtGCACGGCAGTGACaaagatgaaagaaaatgtgaaattcAATTGGTATAATCCATGTATGGATCCTATTATTTAATTATGAATCCTCTATCTTGATTGATGTTTGATCCTTAACTGTGTAGGCTATGATAATTGCCTTGTCTGATAGTTTTAGTTATGCTATTGATGGCTTATAGCTGAAACACATTTGCTTTTCCCCTCGTTGAATAAAAAGTTATCTGTGAGtgccaacatttttgttttctttgaactGTAACAGTTGACATTACATCCATAACTCTATAGATATTCAAGGACAAGAAAGAATCTAatagaaaaatcacaaaatacaTGAACACAAAAAGTGAAAGGAATGTTTATTTAGACAATACACACTCAATCTTAAGTTTATCcatgaaaaaatataaacaaaaaaattcaaaaagatTGACACATTCAAAAAGATTTGCTAATCTACTCAGCTGTCATATAATACCGATATGATACTATACCCCAACTGCATTACAGATGAGCTTGTGTTTGCAGATGACGCAGATGGGGATTCCTAGCATCAGTCTGGTTGCATAAGCCCTTTCCTCTAGCGAGGTGGAAAGCCCCTATGCGGCCCTCCCCTGCCCCTAAACCCTCCCCTGTCCCCACGGAAATTTGGCCGGTTTCTTTCACGGCCTCTGTCTCCGCCCCTTCCTGCATTTGGCCCACCACGCCCCCCTCTGGGTGCTCCGCCACCACGGTCGGACTTCAGCTTAGCAGGTGGAGATTTAGGCCGCAGCCTCTCAATATCCTCGGTGCAGCCAGACAAGTGGGAGTTGACAAAATGCGAGGCGTAAGACTCTGGGTTTAAGTTACTATTTGTCAAAGTAGGACCCACAGTCAGCCAGCctagaaagagaagaaaacacataaaaagcaGTAACATGGGTATTTAGAAACAAGCAGAGGCACAGAGGAAGACAAAACTAATAGCAAACCTACAAATGCAATTATTACCAAACTTTTCGAAAGGAAAGAGCATGTTCATCTCACCTGGTCTGATGGTTGAGTCTCGTCCAAACAGGTGCAACCTCCTGCGGCCCAAACAGAAATGCTCAATTATGTGGAAGATCTCAACAGGCTTCTCTACATTTCCCATCTCAGGCTCCTCAGTGATGATCAAGTCAATGTCCACGTTAGCATGGATGAAGTCACCGTCAGTACTCCTACGCACTGTTCCTTTGATTCCCATTAGGCAGTGTTCCTGAAGGGAATATGTTGTATATGTCATGATAAACAATTTGAActgatttaacatttacaatTATCATGGATGGATGACtctttttaaattgtgtatCTTACATCtacattaacacattttaaaaggaaaacataTCCCAAAGCACTTAGATTACCGGTGCGTAATATTTACATTAACATGAACATGTATTTCACATTCATGCTTTACCTTGGTCCTCTGAAATACTGCTTTTGGGTCCAGTGCCTTGGTCTTCCCTGGGTTATTCTTGTTGGTCTTGATCCAACAGATGTCCTCACACCGCCTAAAGCCCCACTTCCTCAAACACTGAAATGGGTGTAATAGGGGAAGTATTAAGATGGAGTGTGTATAAGTACTCCTTTTGTGGCTGTTAATATttaaaggttgatctttttaaTTAATCTGAGAGGATTACTGCAGACATGCAACACAGTTGCACAGTAAGGCTTCCCTTTCCATCTACTATATGGAAAATAATGTAGCAAATCAgaaatgtaaatacaatttatttttaaatacgGTGATTCCACACAAGCAGATTTCTAACTGTTAAGAAATGCATGACCTACTCTATGGTTCTAAAGCAACAATGCCAATAATTCTCTCAGTTTTACGTACAACTAAGTACATGCACGTTTCTGGGTTAGCTGCACAAAACATCATGTTTTGGAATCTTGTTCTTTGTAGTAGTAGAATGCAATCTGAGATAACACAGAACAGTCATTGTAGTTTAACagctttttacatttattttacaataaacAAGATCAGCCTTCCCTTCCTAAAGTCCACATGATTGCTTTTTGATAATGGCACTAGCTAAACATACAAGACAAttacttgtttttaaattaatagtatggcctttaattgataggacgGCTCAAAAATCGtaaaggggagggagagggacgACAGACTCAAACGCTGGCCTAAATGGGGCACACACACTCTACTGGGTAAGCTAGATGACGCCCAAGAACAACTATTTATATTAGACCAAAATTCCTTTAGCAGTTTGCAGTCACATATTGTttctacttttgtttttaaatatataaaactcAAATGTAAAAACTGACAACATCATCAGCTggcctcaaaaaaaaaaatctattttcagtttcactaCCCTAGCCCTTGTGAGCCCAAAGAATGAACAGACAATGGGGAAAACATGTCCACATTCCCAACGTCAATGTTTTTTCAAGTTGTTGAAAAAGAatgctgtttaaaaaataactacGAAATGGATTTCctaacacagagagacagactgtgACTCAGTGATGTTGACAAGTGCAAAATGGAAATACGTCATACCATTGACAGCAACAATTTAAATAATACTGTTTGACTGCTTGCGGGAATTGAACCATGGAAGAACTCAATCCTTGAATAGTCTTGTTTAAACAGACCTAAGGCTTTCAAAGCTGttgtaataacaacaacacacaaatagTTGTCTAACTCAGTTTTCCAATGAACACTGAACTAGTGAGATCCTGAATTACCTGAAAATGGCAGTGTTAAAAATAACTTTCATGCCTTGTTTTGCAAAACCAGTGAAGAATATGAGATGTACTCTATTGGACACAGAGTAAGAGTTTGCCTGTAATTAAATGTATACTTTGACTGAATGAGGGATCATGTTACCATTCTGCCCAAGTCCAGGCCTTCACCAGAGCCACaccagagaaaaacaaaggaaCGTGGAGCTGATATTTCTTCAATTTCCAGTTTCATGATCTAAAATAGCAGAGACCAGAGAAGGAAAAGAGGGgtgaataaacaaacacaatcatTCATGCAGAATGGtgtgtacagtccctgacaaaagtcttgtcgcttatctattttgtagaaacacctgctatgtGGAAGAACAAAAGGTGATCATTATGAGTCTGCATGAGTTAAAAAAGCCTCCACCTTATTGTAATGATAATACctgataatataatataatattatatatataatatataaattatataattaacACAAATGTTGCCGATTTAAAGTATAAACCACAATTACACTGACaaatcaaaatacaaaaaaaacctccATTTGAAACAACATAAGTAGATATAACATGTATTGAATAAAACTTCAGGATAAGCCGGGGAGTGATAGTACATACTTAAATAGCTGACATTTTTATCCaacaacttacaattgctataatGTCAGAGGTCGCACGCCTCTGAAACAACTAAgggttaagtgccttgctcgAGCACATAGGTTGACGGATTGCAGTGGGATTTCAAACCTAGGTCTCCCACACCAGAGGTGTGTGTCATATCCACTACTCCATCACCACCAGTATGTATGAGGAGGATTTCAAATGACAAAGACTGAACAAACTAAATCTTCTCAGGCAGTTTGTTACGGGCCCTGAGAGGCCACAACCACGCAACATTAAAAAACGCACACAAATGCACCACAACATGCAACCAGTCGGAGTtgggatatttaaaaaaattatccGCTGTTAAAATTGAAATCATCAAGACCACAGATTGAAACGCAAATGTCGAGGCATGTGTGCATCATTAAAAGGGTCCCCTGAAACActtctgttgtttatttgctttttgttttcttattgttgtgtgttgtggtttatttgtgtgcattttctTAATGTTGCATGTTATGGTCTCTCAGGGCCACCGTAGTTTGTTCATCGGGCTGGAAACAAAAGTGTGGTCCCTCCTGGTCTTTTGTCTGGACAGTAAATAGGGCCATTGTCTGAGGATCTCAAGCTATAAATGGCctgtatttataaagcatttTTCTTGTCTTAACGACTACTTAAAGCGCttttaccattcacacactgtggccgtcggacaggtgccacctgctcatcagataacactcacacacattacaaCCCATGCACACGTCTTGCCCAGGACACTACACATGGGGCCATTGTCAAACTCCGACCTTCTGATTGGAAAGCAACCGctttaccactgagccacagccgccccaggtCTTTTGAAAGTAGTCTCAATATGTAGGGCTTGATTTGTTCTTATTATCTCCAGAGATTTGCCAAGGACACGTACATACTTTTATTGGATATAGTCAGGTCAAGGTCCTGCCTGCAAGTCAGATTTTGTGCTTTGCTCCATTTGGCATGTTGTAGCTGCAGGCTGTGAGCATAAATCTGGCCATCCAAAtggttgtttttctcttttctcagcAACAGAAGCTGTGACCATGTTTTAAGTTTAATCGTTTTGTGGGTTAGAGTGTAAGTTCTATCAATTAATATTTCAGCATGAAGTTGACAAGGAATGACTTCTGGGTGAATATGACATGGCAGAATAAGAGGGTTGATAATGTCTCTgctcacttttttattttttccggCTTACTAATTTGAAACTTAGATCTTGATTATTTCACTGTAAGCCCTTCAATATGTTTTAAGTTTTTCCCTCTTTTGTTATCCCAACTTATctactcatttatttattatattttaatgttctcATGATTTGGATTCCACtcgtaatttttaaatttcttaatGATCAATTTCTTTTTGGTTGTATTCATCTACCAAATACATGTGTGTCTCATACAGATACAATTCTGTTCATAGACAAACATATTAAcctcattgtgtttgtgtgtggtagGAAAGGTCGAGGTGCAACCACCGGATGAAAGCAACCCATATGAGGAAGTGTTAAGGACTCAAGTACTTTCCTTAAGGTGTGAAAACCTGCTGTCGctttcttttacacacacatgtctCCTTTATACTGTGTCTCACTAATTATGATGTAGGCTGTCAAgcaatgttttatttgtataggtAAATAAACTGGTTTCCAACTGTAGTAAGTAACTACATTAGAAATGAAGCAAACCCATGGTAAAAATCTTAAAAGTAGTAGAATTGGGCAcattgttgtggtttttctGTTACCATTGTGAGTATGTAAGCCATGACCTTATGAGCAAGCTACAATTGCAGTGGTAATACTGGTAACATTTGTGTGAAAGCAGCAGGAAGAAGAGACTCCTAAATCTCACAGGTTTCCCCTATTACACCCATTTCAGTGTTTGAGGAAATGGGGCTTTAGTGGGTGTGAGGACATCTGTGGATCAAGACCAACAAGAATAACACAGAGCTGCCTGACAGCTCCGTACATTCAAAGCATTTTGGGAACTGGAACTAACCCGGAATGAACTGCTGTTATAAACTCACACACAGATTTTAGTTAGCTAAATTCACAACAAAAGGGGGTAAAGCACAAAAATACTGATAGTAATtaaaagatgtggtagcattggatctggacgggaggataactctgggagtttgAAGGGTGTGTTGCAATTCTGCCATCTCACTCCGCAACAGTGTCgcaattttggtttcatattgcATATCGTTACGACCCTATAAATTAGTGATCAGTTACACTGGGAAGAACAAAAAGCAGCTTTAGAAGAGCTGTGTGTCATTATTTATTCAAGCTGTCGGATTCCCATTCccatttcagaattgtttttaaaaccccatataagtcacgggtcaattttaCCCAAGGGATACGAgtgggtcccgaaagtgaagacaatacaagggttaaaatgtttCAGTTTGGCTGCCAGTGAAGcactttaacatttatttatttttttaaaaagatttttatatCAGTTAATTGTGCTTAAAATAAATTTTACCTACAACTTATTCttgtttaaaatcatttatatatatatgtgaccTTGAAATTGTGGCGTTAATTTGGGTGCACCTAAATTTTGTGCTGGtgcactaaaataaaaaagttagaCGATCAGTACAACCAAGGTGAAAagttagtctggagccctgaCATCAAgctattcttttattttgtctctttttgtgcagatatatttttctttttaccctcTCTCGCTCATCCTATTTatcttttctcattcattttcagGGTACCCAGAGTTTGAACCCTCACAATGACTACTGTCAGCACTTTGTCGACACAGGGCACAGGCCACAGAACTTCATCAGAGATGTTGGTAATGTAtgcttgtgtgttgtttgtttcatGTACATGTGTATGCTTGTGTGTAGTTCTGACCTGGTTGTCATATGTGGTTCAGGCTTGGCTGACCGATTTGAAGAATACCCAAAGCTTCGGAGCTGATCAGACTGAAAGACAACTGATCTCCACCACCAACACCCCTCCCATGTATGTTAAATgatgatttaatttaaatatttacctTAATGCCAATGTGATTACACCCAGAGATGATAACTTGACTTAAAAAGAGTTGAGATGAAGTTGGCATCAACTATCTTAAAAAAGGCTTGCTATTTaagatatgtgtgtgttcaggtacCTCCAGGCTGATCCAGAGCACTTTGACCTGCAGGATTTGAAGTGCAGTTTGATGTAATTCTGCTTGAGCCTCCCTTAGAGAAACTACAGAGAATCAGGCATCCGCACACTGAACGCTTCTGGACCTGGGATGATGTATGTATGCTTCTTAGACTGGTTTTGCATTAAGCGGTTTGTGCTAGTATGATGTGAATAGATACAGAATATGTTATGGCTGGTTCATAGGGCACAACAAAGAAGGGAGACTATAACGTATAAACTGAAATTTAaagtaagtaataataataaatgcagTTTGGTGTGGAAGTCAGTATGATGTATGAAGTGTATGAATGCTGTGTGAATGAATAGGgctgtacatatatacagagTTTTTTCTGTATCGCAATTTCAACTGGCCTAATATACACATCGTGAAAGGCTTTAACATATTGTAATAGacacaaacagatttttttttggttagtTGAAAAAAATATCGGTAGTGAAatcacactttaaaatgtaattcttttttttagtggtgtCTTTTCTATTCAtataatgttcaatttgttcattaAGGAATGTTGGAAATAATgtcctttaatttgttttatattcaacatacaatttgttgtattgtagAGGATAATTAAAGCAGCAGatatgcagaactgagtacatttaaTGTTTATGAATTGTAAGTAATATTGTTACCGCGATATTCCCACCATTATCGCATGTTGCATAGTTTCCTTCGTGCAGAATGAATGTAGTCCACTAATTCAGAGAGTGGTGAGAGATCTGCACACTAGCATCTGGGCAGGCAGGCTTAAATACCTTCCAGGACACTGTGTACAGCTAAGAATCtgcaacacacatacagtccctgacaaaagtcttgtcgcttgtgtacaaattgacctgaagtgccgctgaaatatatttcatcaagatttatttacaagaaatggctcattttaatcccaacagcttttgtaatatgtttcagtgcaaaacaaactgtcaaaaagtattctaatattccaCAGCTTggtaagcccattgagtcattttttgcaaagtcgccttgtcatatgactTCACcttgtgactaataatggatcattaggtctcaggtgtgtataaaaacaaccccatacactagaccttcacatcaactgcaactagacatctgcaaacatgcctaagattcaccctgagactaaagttttgattatcaagagctgaagaccagatccatgCTGATGtagcagacaccttcaatgtgtctcagcgtcaagtacagagattaaaaaaacatttgaagacactggagacgtttttgacaacccaggtcaggcagaccccgcaagacaactgctcgagaccgtttgttggctcgaaaatccaaggccacccattttctactgcagcagagctccaccagaccggtcccctgaagtccctgtgtcaacctgaacagtttgtcagattctgtcttgaaatggcctccatggtcgaatcagtgcccagaagccagcactaaacaaaagacaattgaaaactgtgtggcatttgccaaggcccatagcctgctaaaaggatggacttTGGAGaatggaagaaagtggattttttcaGATAAattttctgttgaattacaccacagttgccgtaaatattgcaggagacctactggagcccgcatgaatccaagattcacccagaaaacagtgaagttggtgcggaaaaatcatggtctgggtaacatccagtatgggtgTGTGAGGATCTgcaggtggaaggcaacatcaatagtctcaaataacaagaaatcttagctacctcttatattcccaaccataaaagaggccaaattctgcagcaggatggtgctccatcgcatacttctctccacttcaaagttcctcaaggcgagaagatcaagatgctccagattggccggcccagtcaccagacatgaacatcatggagcatatgtggggtaggatgaaaggagaagcatggaagaccaaaccaaaaatattgatgaactctgaggcagcaagactgctttcctagctattcctgatgacttcatcatacattgtatgaatccttgccagtccttcaagctcgtggaagtcatacaagatataaaatttggatctcacagcaccgctatttaattttctgacatattttagtattgttataatttgttcaatttctgtataggcgacaagacttttgtcttgccaaaatttgacctttctgtcttgtttaaatgataaatcttgtttcagtgaaactaatttatttcagtgcattgaacatcatttgggagggttttagcttttcatatgagctatttcttacacaattgattaattaaaagtcaggttcaATATCATNNNNNNNNNNNNNNNNNNNNNNNNNAgtcttgtcgcctatacagaaattgaacaaatttactacaaatactaaaatatgtcagaaaattaaatagcggtgctgtgagatccaaattttatatcttgtatgacttccacgAGCTTGAAGGacttggcaaggattcatacaatgtattgatgaagtcatcaggaatagctaggaaagcagtcttgcgcctcagagttcatcaatatttttggtttggtcttccatgcttctcctttcatcctaccccacatatgctccatgatgttcatgtctggtgactgggccggccaatctggagcatcttgatcttctcgccttgaggaactttgaagtggagagaagtatgcgatggagcaccatcctgctgcagaatttggcctcttttatggttgggaatataagaggtagctaagatttcttgttatttgagactattgatgttgccttccacctgcAGATCCTCACAcacccatactggatgttacccagaccatgatttttccgcaccaacttcactgttttctgggtgaatcttggattcatgcgggctccagtaggtctcctgcaatatttacggcaactgtggtgtaattcaacagaaaatTTATCtgaaaaaatccactttcttccacttctccaaagtccatccttttagcaggctatgggccttggcaaatgccacacagttttcaattgtcttttgtttagtgctggcttctgggcactgattcgaccatggaggccatttcaagacagaatctgacaaactgttcaggttgacacagggacttcaggggaccggtctggtggagctctgctgcagtagaaaatgggtggccttggattttcgagccaacaaacggtctcgagcagttgtcttgcggggtctgcctgacctggggttgtcaaaaacgtctccagtgtcttcaaatgtttttttaatctctgtacttgacgctgagacacattgaaggtgtctgctaCATCAGcatggatctggtcttcagctcttgataatcaaaactttagtctcagggtgaatcttaggcatgtttgcagatgtctagttgcagttgatgtgaaggtctagtgtaatggggttgtttttatacacacctgagacctaatgatccattattagtcacaggtgaagtccatatgacaaggcgactttgcaaaaaatgactcaatgggctttaccaagctgggaatattagaatactttttgacagtttgttttgcactgaacatattacaaaagctgttgggattaaaatgagccatttcttgtaaataaatcttgatgaaatatatttcagcggcaacttcaggtcaatttgtacacaagcgacaagacttttgtcagggactgtatgtgtgttgcaGATTCTTAGCTGTACACAGTGTCCCTGGAAGGTATTTAAGCCTGCCTGCCCAGATGCTAGTGTGCAGATCTCTTCACCACTCTCTGAATTTAGTGGACTACATTCATTCTGCACGAAGGAAACTATGCAACATGCGATAATGTTGGTGAATATCGCGGTAACAATATTACTTACAAttcataaacattaaaatgtactcagttctgcatatCTGCTGCTTTAATTATTCCTctacaatacaacaaattgtatgttgaatataaaacaaattaaaggacATTATTTCCAACATTCCTtaatgaacaaattgaacattataTTGAATAGAAAAGacaccactaaaaaaaagaattacattttaaagtgtgatTTCACTAccgatattttctttcaactaacaaaaaaaaatctgttttgtgtCTATTACAATATGTTAAAGCCTTTCACGATGTGTATATTAGGCCAGTTGAAATTGCGATAACAGAAAAAACTCTGTATATATTGTACAGCCCTTATTCATTCACACAGCATTCATACACTTTCATACATCATACTGACTTCCACACCAAActgcatttattattattacttacttTAAATTTCAGTTTATAATCGTTATAGTCTCCCTTCTTTGTTGTGCCCTATGAACCAGCCATAACAATATTCTGTATCTATTCACATCATACTAGCACAAACCGCTTAATGCAAACCAGTCTAAGAAGCATACATACATCATCCCAGGTCCAGAAGCGTTCAGTGTGGCTGATGCCTGATTCTCTGTAGTATTCCTCTAAGGGAGGCTCAAGCAGAATTACATCAAACTTGCACTTCAAATCCTGCAGGTCAAAGTGCTCTGGATCAGCCTGGAGgtacctgaacacacacatatcttAAATAGCAAGCCTTTTTTTAAGATAGTTGATGCCAACTTCATCTCAACTCTTTTAAAGTCAAGTTATCATCTCTGGGTGTAATCACATTGGCATTAAggtaaatatttaatattcaaaTCATCATTTAACATACATGGGAGGGGTGTTGGTGGTGGAGATCAGTTCGTCTTTCAGTCTGATCAGCTCTCGAAGCTTTGGGTATTCTTCAAATCGGTCAGCCAAGCCTGAACCACATATGACAACCAGGTCAGAACTACACACAAGCATACACATGTacatgaaacaaacacacacaagcatacactTACCAACATCTCTGATGAAGTTCTGTGGCCTGTGCCCTGTGTCGACAAAGTGCTGACAGTAGTCATTGTGAGGGTTCAAACTCTGGGTACCctgaaaatgaatgagaaaagatAAATAGGATGAGCCGGAGAgagggtaaaaagaaaaatatatctgcacaaaaagagacaaaataaaagaatagcTTGATGtcagggctccagactaactTTTCACCTTGGTTGTACTGATCCGtctaacttttttattttagtgcaCCAGCACAAAATTTAGGTGCACCCAAATTAACGCCACAATTTCAAGGtcacatatattatataaatgattttaaacaaGAATAAGTTGTAGGTAAAATTTATTTTAAGCacaattatactgtatataaaaatctttttaaaaacataaataaatgtttaaagtgCTTCACTGGCAGCCAAACTGaaacattttaacccttgtattgtcttcactttcgggacccacTCGTATCCCTTGGGtaaaattgacccgtgacttatatggggttttaaaaacaattctgaaatggGAATGGGAATCCGACAGCTTGAATAAATAATGACACCACAGCTGCTTTCTAAAGCTTGCTTTTTGTTCTTCCCAGTGTAACTGATCACTAATTTATAGGGTCGTAACGATATgcaatatgaaaccaaaattgcGACACTGTTGCGGAGTGAGATGGCAGAATTGCAACACACCCCTTcaaactcccagagttatccttcccgtccagatccaatgctaccacatcttttaATTACTATCAGTACTTTTTGTGCTTTATCCCCCTTTTGTTGTGAATTTAGCTAACTAAAATCTGTGTGTGAGTTTATAACAGCAGTTCATTCCGGGTTAGTTCCAGTTCCCAAAATGCTTTGAATGTACGGAGCTGTCAGGCAGCTCCTGTGTTATTCTTGTTGGTCTTGATCCAACAGATGTCCTCACACCACCTAAAGCCCCATTTCCTCAAACACTGAAATGGGTGTAATAGGGGAAACCTGTGAGATTTAGGAGTCTCTTCTTCCTGCTGC of the Etheostoma spectabile isolate EspeVRDwgs_2016 chromosome 2, UIUC_Espe_1.0, whole genome shotgun sequence genome contains:
- the mettl14 gene encoding N(6)-adenosine-methyltransferase non-catalytic subunit METTL14; amino-acid sequence: MKQRPRVLKQLNIATKEMNSRLQEIRERQKLRRQLLAQQLGAESADSIGAVLNSKDELKEIEETRESCRASFDSYVAPSKRKAQTEGEDTEEDVEEQKEEVEVQPPDESNPYEEVYKDSSTFLKGTQSLNPHNDYCQHFVDTGHRPQNFIRDVGLADRFEEYPKLRELIRLKDELISTTNTPPMYLQADPEHFDLQDLKCKFDVILLEPPLEEYYRESGISHTERFWTWDDIMKLEIEEISAPRSFVFLWCGSGEGLDLGRMCLRKWGFRRCEDICWIKTNKNNPGKTKALDPKAVFQRTKEHCLMGIKGTVRRSTDGDFIHANVDIDLIITEEPEMGNVEKPVEIFHIIEHFCLGRRRLHLFGRDSTIRPGWLTVGPTLTNSNLNPESYASHFVNSHLSGCTEDIERLRPKSPPAKLKSDRGGGAPRGGRGGPNAGRGGDRGRERNRPNFRGDRGGFRGRGGPHRGFPPR